In one window of Methanosarcina vacuolata Z-761 DNA:
- a CDS encoding transposase → MSFREIDDFLWESMEPYLPPQKPPTGRPRANLRKLMNGILYVVMTGCTWKDVPRKYGSKSTAHRFHLYLCEHGIYQKIFNELLNKGYDLNKIDLSHCFTDTKDVPAKNGGISATMDIKNKRNKNKRFNRFARSTSLNYYCSCK, encoded by the coding sequence ATGTCATTTCGTGAAATCGATGATTTTCTATGGGAATCCATGGAACCTTATCTTCCTCCACAGAAACCGCCTACAGGAAGGCCACGTGCAAATCTGAGGAAGTTAATGAACGGTATTTTGTACGTTGTTATGACAGGTTGTACGTGGAAAGATGTTCCCAGGAAATATGGATCTAAGTCAACAGCACATAGATTCCATCTATATCTGTGTGAACATGGCATCTATCAGAAGATTTTCAATGAACTTTTAAACAAAGGTTACGATTTGAATAAAATAGATCTTTCTCACTGTTTTACTGATACAAAGGATGTTCCAGCTAAAAATGGGGGAATATCGGCTACGATGGACATAAAAAATAAAAGGAATAAAAATAAGCGGTTTAATAGATTTGCAAGGTCTACTTCTCTCAATTATTATTGTTCCTGCAAATAA
- a CDS encoding IS701 family transposase produces MDINPPKCTDIYYINFLIAASNVFSCTEAARCYPNVANAPSHDSFTRLLQRQPSDTESLWREVKNYVKPEEGCLIVDDSTLDKPYAEEMAFVRRMWSGKHHRTVKGIGLVTLVWTDGKTVIPIDFRIYNIDVDDKTKNDHFRDMLDKAEERGFNPKFVLFDTWYASVKNLKAIRKKEWHFLTRLKSNRLVNPDNKGNVPLETVDIPQKGRVVHLKAYGFVKVFRIVSKDGDTQHWVTDVQEMDEAEREDLAKKSWKIEEYHRGIKQFCGVEKCQARKEESQRAHIMFSLRAFLRLELQRIKSGISWFESAMKIRRVAVTAYLKNPLYTLN; encoded by the coding sequence ATGGACATAAATCCCCCTAAGTGTACCGACATTTACTACATTAATTTTCTCATAGCTGCTTCTAACGTTTTTAGTTGTACTGAAGCTGCTAGATGTTATCCAAACGTAGCTAATGCTCCTTCTCATGACTCTTTTACTCGCTTACTTCAAAGGCAACCTTCAGACACAGAATCGCTATGGAGAGAAGTAAAAAATTACGTCAAGCCTGAAGAAGGATGCCTAATTGTTGATGATTCAACTTTAGATAAACCATACGCAGAAGAAATGGCTTTTGTTCGTCGTATGTGGAGTGGAAAACATCATCGTACTGTAAAAGGAATAGGTCTGGTTACCTTAGTTTGGACTGACGGTAAAACCGTTATACCTATCGATTTTCGAATTTATAACATCGATGTAGACGACAAAACAAAGAATGACCATTTCCGTGATATGCTTGACAAAGCCGAAGAACGTGGTTTTAATCCCAAATTCGTTTTGTTTGATACATGGTATGCAAGTGTGAAAAACCTTAAAGCCATCAGGAAGAAAGAATGGCATTTCCTTACAAGGTTGAAAAGTAATCGTTTAGTAAATCCTGACAACAAAGGAAATGTGCCACTTGAAACAGTAGATATTCCTCAAAAAGGACGTGTGGTTCACCTCAAAGCATATGGATTTGTAAAGGTGTTTAGGATAGTTTCAAAAGATGGAGACACGCAACACTGGGTTACAGATGTGCAGGAGATGGATGAAGCAGAACGTGAAGACTTGGCAAAGAAGTCATGGAAAATTGAGGAATATCATAGAGGGATAAAGCAGTTTTGTGGTGTGGAGAAATGTCAGGCAAGAAAGGAAGAGTCACAAAGAGCACATATAATGTTTTCATTAAGAGCTTTTCTCAGACTGGAATTACAAAGAATCAAAAGTGGAATATCCTGGTTTGAAAGTGCTATGAAAATTAGAAGAGTGGCAGTGACAGCATATTTAAAGAATCCACTATACACATTAAATTAA
- the pheA gene encoding prephenate dehydratase: protein MIIGVLGPEGSYSEKAAQTWILKHRLDSVGIQYFSDIEDAFLAVVQGKSDISIVPIENSIEGSVGVTLDLLLENGVEIVGEIVVKIEHCLLSKGGPEKIKVILSHPQGLAQCRHFLKKYFPEAELRSTGSTSHAARLAGEFEEMAAIASPEAAECYRLKVLLPNIQDRKENYTRFIALRAAGKSPAEQVLCVPDGETGKPENSSHSAFKTSIIVYLEKDRPGALYEILGAFAKNKINLTRIESRPSKKELGDYYFYIDFEGHTGDVLIEETLKDIKSKTDTLKIVGSYPAFKA from the coding sequence ATGATTATCGGTGTATTGGGGCCCGAAGGCTCATACTCGGAAAAGGCAGCACAAACCTGGATCCTGAAACATAGGCTAGATAGTGTAGGAATTCAGTACTTTTCAGATATAGAGGATGCGTTTCTGGCTGTAGTACAGGGAAAATCCGATATCTCGATAGTTCCAATAGAAAACTCGATTGAAGGTTCTGTAGGTGTTACTCTTGATTTACTTCTTGAGAATGGTGTTGAGATAGTCGGAGAGATTGTTGTCAAAATCGAGCACTGCCTGCTCTCAAAAGGCGGGCCTGAGAAAATTAAGGTCATTCTTTCTCATCCTCAGGGGCTTGCCCAGTGCAGGCATTTTTTAAAAAAATATTTCCCTGAGGCTGAACTAAGGAGCACGGGCAGCACTTCCCATGCAGCAAGGCTTGCAGGAGAGTTTGAAGAAATGGCAGCAATAGCTTCTCCGGAGGCTGCAGAGTGCTACAGGCTGAAGGTTCTTCTTCCAAATATACAGGACAGGAAAGAAAACTACACCCGCTTCATTGCTTTGCGAGCCGCAGGAAAAAGCCCGGCTGAGCAGGTTTTATGTGTTCCAGATGGTGAAACGGGTAAGCCTGAGAATTCCAGCCATTCAGCCTTCAAGACCTCTATTATAGTATATCTGGAAAAAGACAGGCCAGGAGCATTATACGAAATTCTCGGGGCTTTTGCAAAGAACAAGATTAACCTGACCAGGATCGAGTCCAGGCCATCTAAAAAAGAACTTGGGGATTATTATTTCTATATTGATTTTGAAGGGCACACAGGCGATGTACTTATAGAAGAGACCTTAAAAGACATAAAAAGTAAAACCGATACTCTAAAAATAGTGGGGTCTTATCCCGCTTTTAAAGCATAG